The sequence GCGCCTCGAGCGCATCGCCCCGGTAGCCCTTGTAGATGTCGGAGGACAGCGCGCACCTCCCTGCAGGTAGTCCTTGTGAATGAAGACGTTCCGGCCGACGATCGCGGGATCGCTCCGTCGGCGGGGCGGGCGGCGGCCGGCGGCCGGAATCGGCTCAGGTCAATATACCCCATGCCCCGAAGGCGGCAAAGGGAAAAGCGGTAAAGATACAGGCGGTTCGGCCGGAGTGGCACACGAACGGAGCGTGCTTGTCTCGGCCGGAGCGCCCCGGGAGCGGGGCGAGGGAAATCACCGCAACGCCGACATGAACCGCCGGGCGGCCGCGGCGGCCGCCGACGGCACGAACCGCTCGCCGAAGTGCGCGAGGATGTGCCCCGTGTAGAAGCGGTGCAGCTTGTCGGGCGCCAGCGCCGGCGGCTCGAGGATCGAGAGGAGGGCGGCGATCTCCTCGTCGCCGGGCGCCTCGGCGCCGGCCAGGTCCGCCGCGATCCCGGCGGCCGCCGACGGATCCCCCTTCGATCTCGCGACGAGATCGCCGAGCAGCTCCGCGGCGAGGCCCGCGGCCTCCCCCGCGACGATCGTCTCGACGAGGCCGCTGTCGGAAAGGGCCGCGGTCGCTCCCGTCCGGCGCAGGTGGCGCAGCTTCCCGGTGAGGAACGCGGCCAGCGCGGCCGGCTCGTAGGCGGTCTTCCCGCACAATTCGTCGAAGAGGTTTCGCTCGGGCGCATGGCCCATGAGCGCGGCGAGATCGGGTGACAGGCCGAGCTCGACGTAGCGCGCCGCGCGGTCCCAGGGCCGCTCGGGGCTTCCGGCCCGGATCCGCTCGATGCGATCGGCGGTGATCGCGATCGGCGGCAGATCGGTGTCCGGGTACATCCGGTCGGGACCGGGGAGGATCCGTTCGAAGCCCGTGGTGCCGTCGGAGGCCGCGCGGCGCGTCTCGTTGACGACGCCGTCGATCGCCTCGCGCGCCCGTATCGCGATCTCCCCAACCGCCGTCTCGACGTCCCGCTCGCCGCCCCACACGACGACGACCGCGTCCCGCTCGCCGGCGTTCACCGCCTTCTTGATCTTCATCCACTCGCCGCTCGAGAAGTTCTCGCCCTCCGCGTCGGAGTGCACGATGTTCGGCAGGCGGTCCAGGCAGGCGATCACGCGCACGCGGTCGGAGATCTCCCGCGCGAAGATCGTCTCGGGCTGCGTCTTCGTGGAGAGGATCCCGCGGTAGCCCCGGAGCGCGACGGCGCGGACGACGTGGCCGTTCCGCAGCGCCCGGGCGACGGGGCCGTACAGCGTGCCGCGCAGGTTGTCGGTCACGTCGGCGTCGTCGGCGCGGAAGCCGTCGCCGGTGATCCCGCGGCGGGAGAGCTCGGCCTTGATGTCGAGGAGCGCGAGCTGGCGGAAGGCCTCGATGTGGACGAGGAGGGGGATCGCCGGGATGCGCGGCACGCCCTTGATCTCCACCCGCACGCCTCCCGCGACGGAGACGTTCACGTCCTGCCGGGCCGCGCCGATCCCCGTGCGGACCTTGCCGGTCGAGCGGACGAGCCAGCGGAGGATCTGGGCGACGTCGGCCACCTCCCGCGGCGTGTGCATCTCGGGATAGGTCACCGTCTCGATCAGGGGGATGCCGAGGCGGTCGGTCCGGTAGACGCGCAGATGCCCCGTGTCGCTCACCTCGCGGCAGGCGTCCTCCTCGAGGCCGAGCTGGACGATGCCGATCCGGCGATCCCCGTAGGGGATCCAGCCGTCGACGCCGAGGATCGTCGTCCGCTGGAAGCCCGTCGGGATCGAGCCGTCGAGGTACTGCTTGCGGGCGATGTGGACCTCGCTCACCAGGGCGCAGTTGAGGAGCATCGTCACCTCGAGCGCGATGTCGAGCGCCTGCTCGTTGAGCTCGAATGGCGGCGTGTCGTCCATCTCGTAGGTGCAGACCGTCTCCTTGTTTATCTGGTAGACGATCTCCTTCTTCGTCTTGAATTCCATCAGGGCCGTGCCGTCGTACTCGCCGAGCTCCGAGAGTGTCGGACGCATGTGGCGGAGGATCTCGGCGTGGAACTCGTCGGAGTAGGGACGGAGGGGGCAGCGGCAGAAGAGCTTCTTCTCCGTGGCGAGTTGCTGGTGGATCTCGATG is a genomic window of Candidatus Krumholzibacteriota bacterium containing:
- the gatE gene encoding Glu-tRNA(Gln) amidotransferase subunit GatE, which codes for MAVYRKMEETTPEDYASMGLKSGIEIHQQLATEKKLFCRCPLRPYSDEFHAEILRHMRPTLSELGEYDGTALMEFKTKKEIVYQINKETVCTYEMDDTPPFELNEQALDIALEVTMLLNCALVSEVHIARKQYLDGSIPTGFQRTTILGVDGWIPYGDRRIGIVQLGLEEDACREVSDTGHLRVYRTDRLGIPLIETVTYPEMHTPREVADVAQILRWLVRSTGKVRTGIGAARQDVNVSVAGGVRVEIKGVPRIPAIPLLVHIEAFRQLALLDIKAELSRRGITGDGFRADDADVTDNLRGTLYGPVARALRNGHVVRAVALRGYRGILSTKTQPETIFAREISDRVRVIACLDRLPNIVHSDAEGENFSSGEWMKIKKAVNAGERDAVVVVWGGERDVETAVGEIAIRAREAIDGVVNETRRAASDGTTGFERILPGPDRMYPDTDLPPIAITADRIERIRAGSPERPWDRAARYVELGLSPDLAALMGHAPERNLFDELCGKTAYEPAALAAFLTGKLRHLRRTGATAALSDSGLVETIVAGEAAGLAAELLGDLVARSKGDPSAAAGIAADLAGAEAPGDEEIAALLSILEPPALAPDKLHRFYTGHILAHFGERFVPSAAAAAARRFMSALR